In the Piscinibacter sp. XHJ-5 genome, one interval contains:
- a CDS encoding NIPSNAP family protein, with protein sequence MFHELRLYHPAPGRIDELVERIGSVMHPFFERHGFPKRLGQWTVVAGGTTPLFAWMLRWTDLAQRTAAFAALNADAEWQAVRTRTNGPGEMVKRYDLRFLAPAAAWTMHRATHERPASCPLYEVRVHPVAVGRTGHADQVLAEVDLPALADCGAAIAGVFDNIVGGAATPGVTLLLGWQDHAQRRRALAAYEQHASVVAARRRERQQWGGEHVLGEGSSLLLEPSPFGAIDLEDPA encoded by the coding sequence GTGTTCCACGAACTGCGTCTTTATCATCCCGCTCCTGGGCGAATCGACGAACTGGTCGAGCGCATCGGCTCGGTGATGCATCCCTTCTTCGAGCGGCACGGCTTCCCGAAGCGACTCGGGCAATGGACCGTGGTGGCGGGCGGCACGACGCCGCTGTTCGCCTGGATGCTGCGCTGGACCGATCTCGCACAGCGCACCGCCGCCTTCGCCGCGCTGAACGCCGACGCTGAGTGGCAGGCCGTGCGCACGCGCACCAACGGCCCGGGCGAGATGGTGAAGCGCTACGACCTGCGCTTCCTCGCGCCGGCCGCGGCGTGGACCATGCATCGCGCCACGCACGAGCGGCCAGCTTCATGTCCGCTGTACGAGGTGCGTGTGCATCCGGTCGCGGTCGGACGCACTGGCCACGCTGACCAGGTACTCGCCGAGGTCGACCTTCCGGCGCTGGCCGATTGCGGCGCGGCGATCGCCGGCGTGTTCGACAACATCGTGGGCGGCGCCGCAACACCCGGCGTGACGCTGCTGCTCGGCTGGCAGGACCATGCGCAGCGCCGGCGCGCGCTCGCGGCATACGAGCAGCACGCGAGCGTCGTGGCGGCGCGCCGGCGCGAGCGTCAGCAGTGGGGCGGAGAGCACGTGCTCGGCGAGGGCAGTTCGTTGCTGCTCGAGCCCAGCCCCTTCGGCGCGATCGACCTGGAGGACCCGGCATGA
- a CDS encoding NAD(P)-dependent oxidoreductase, which yields MNKPRLGFVGIGLMGEAMTRRLLDRGWQVTVWNLERERLDLVTLHGAVAAASPADVVAAADIVLICVLDGEAVRHCVFGPHGLATARETRGKLLIDLSTIDPAATQEMAARAARDAGLAWLDCPVSGGPGAAREGSMAIMAGGAPHDFERARAVLGDLGANVTHMGPTGAGQTTKIINQAIVGAGYVLMVEAALLAEAAGIDAARLPECLAGGFADSVLLRKLYPRIQRRDFDPPAAYARQLLKDLKAVGEFAREHGCDLPLVEQAGARFDAYVASGHAMSDPASIIRLYEASRRKAA from the coding sequence ATGAACAAACCACGACTGGGCTTCGTCGGCATCGGCCTCATGGGCGAGGCCATGACCCGGCGGCTTCTCGACCGCGGTTGGCAAGTGACGGTGTGGAACCTGGAGCGCGAGCGGCTGGACCTCGTCACGCTGCACGGCGCGGTTGCCGCGGCATCGCCGGCCGACGTTGTCGCCGCCGCCGACATCGTGCTGATATGCGTGCTGGACGGCGAGGCGGTGCGGCACTGCGTGTTCGGTCCGCACGGGCTGGCCACGGCGCGCGAGACGCGCGGCAAGCTGCTGATTGACTTGTCTACGATCGATCCCGCGGCCACGCAAGAGATGGCGGCACGCGCGGCGCGCGACGCCGGCCTCGCCTGGCTCGACTGCCCTGTCTCCGGCGGCCCCGGCGCCGCACGCGAGGGCAGCATGGCCATCATGGCCGGCGGCGCACCGCATGACTTCGAACGCGCTCGCGCGGTGCTCGGCGACCTCGGCGCCAACGTCACCCACATGGGCCCGACCGGCGCCGGACAGACCACCAAGATCATCAACCAGGCCATTGTCGGCGCGGGCTACGTGCTGATGGTGGAAGCGGCGCTGCTGGCCGAAGCGGCCGGCATCGACGCGGCGCGGCTGCCGGAGTGCCTGGCAGGCGGCTTCGCCGACAGCGTGCTGCTGCGCAAGCTGTATCCGCGCATCCAGCGCCGCGACTTCGATCCCCCAGCGGCCTACGCACGTCAACTGCTGAAGGACCTCAAGGCCGTCGGCGAGTTTGCGCGCGAGCATGGCTGCGACCTTCCGCTGGTCGAGCAGGCCGGCGCGCGCTTCGACGCCTACGTCGCGAGCGGCCACGCGATGTCCGACCCGGCGTCGATCATCCGCCTGTACGAGGCGAGCCGGCGCAAGGCCGCCTAG
- a CDS encoding RraA family protein produces the protein MTSDNAKPSIDPFRLKKLYDPLRVADVCDALDGIGYFNIGLVSPDIKALSSGTRFWGVAFTVRCVPANRPMWTLPTTEEIVDSHDIWFRKVGLGVWRFYDQLQPGHVVVTDTGGAPPVGLWGSENSLRAMQKGAVGIVTDGQCRDSAELVDQKTPICSRGVARTIIPGRIEIIETQTRIGMGGVQVRPGDIVGCDDDGLVVVPLEVAETVARHAREVLLADMRKRERHFAQLGMESDDSVDVAGMEQYFAELDREAKRVLAP, from the coding sequence ATGACCTCCGACAATGCCAAACCCAGCATCGATCCGTTCCGACTGAAGAAGCTCTACGACCCCCTGCGCGTGGCCGACGTGTGCGATGCGCTCGACGGGATCGGCTACTTCAACATCGGCCTCGTCTCGCCCGACATCAAGGCGCTGTCGAGCGGGACGCGCTTCTGGGGCGTCGCCTTCACCGTGCGCTGCGTCCCCGCGAATCGGCCGATGTGGACGCTGCCCACCACCGAGGAGATCGTCGACTCGCACGATATCTGGTTCCGCAAGGTCGGGCTCGGCGTGTGGCGCTTCTACGACCAGCTGCAGCCCGGGCACGTCGTCGTCACCGACACCGGCGGCGCTCCGCCGGTGGGCCTGTGGGGCTCGGAGAACTCGCTGCGCGCGATGCAGAAGGGCGCAGTTGGCATCGTCACCGACGGGCAATGCCGCGACAGCGCCGAGCTCGTCGACCAGAAGACACCGATCTGCTCCCGCGGCGTCGCGCGCACCATCATTCCGGGGCGCATCGAGATCATCGAGACGCAGACGCGCATCGGCATGGGCGGCGTGCAAGTCCGCCCCGGCGACATCGTCGGCTGCGACGACGACGGGCTCGTCGTGGTGCCGCTCGAAGTGGCCGAGACCGTGGCCAGGCATGCACGCGAGGTGCTGCTGGCCGACATGCGCAAGCGCGAGCGGCACTTCGCCCAGCTCGGCATGGAAAGCGACGACAGCGTCGACGTGGCCGGCATGGAGCAGTACTTCGCCGAGCTCGACCGCGAAGCGAAACGGGTGTTGGCGCCATGA
- a CDS encoding amidohydrolase family protein: MRFDEPFIDAHQHFWDLGKNPYPWLQDPEPVPFRYGDYSALKRNYLPADLARDTAGFAPVKTVHIEAEWNRAAPVDETKWLSVLAGETGRPSACVAHAALDHVDVCEVLAAHAAYPLVRGIRHKPVTAASPADAKRGLPGSMDDPRWRAGFALLTQHGFSFDLQAPWWNLDQAADLAVDFPGTTIVINHTGLPADRSAEGLTGWRQAMDRAAHRSNVVVKISGLGQRDRRWTQDANVPIIRDTIAIFGADRCMFASNFPVDSLVASYEVLLAGFLAAIAGQSDADRRKLLHDNAKRVYRL, translated from the coding sequence ATGAGGTTCGACGAGCCGTTCATCGACGCGCACCAGCACTTCTGGGATCTCGGGAAGAACCCGTATCCCTGGCTGCAGGATCCCGAGCCGGTTCCGTTCCGCTACGGCGACTACTCGGCGCTGAAGCGCAACTACCTGCCGGCCGACCTCGCGCGCGATACCGCGGGATTCGCGCCGGTGAAGACGGTGCACATAGAGGCGGAGTGGAATCGCGCCGCGCCAGTGGACGAGACGAAGTGGCTGTCCGTGCTGGCGGGCGAGACCGGCCGGCCGTCGGCCTGCGTGGCACACGCAGCGCTGGATCATGTCGATGTCTGCGAGGTGCTGGCGGCGCACGCGGCTTATCCGCTGGTGCGCGGCATCCGCCACAAGCCGGTCACCGCCGCCTCGCCGGCGGACGCGAAGCGCGGTCTGCCGGGATCGATGGACGATCCGCGCTGGCGCGCCGGCTTCGCATTGCTGACCCAGCACGGGTTCTCGTTCGACCTGCAGGCGCCGTGGTGGAATCTGGACCAGGCCGCCGACCTGGCCGTCGACTTTCCCGGCACGACGATCGTCATCAACCACACCGGGCTGCCTGCGGACCGCAGCGCCGAAGGGCTGACCGGTTGGCGGCAAGCGATGGACAGGGCGGCCCACCGGTCGAATGTCGTCGTCAAGATTTCCGGCCTCGGGCAGCGCGATCGTCGGTGGACGCAGGACGCCAACGTCCCGATCATCCGAGACACGATCGCGATCTTCGGCGCCGATCGCTGCATGTTCGCGAGCAACTTTCCGGTCGACAGCCTCGTCGCGTCCTATGAGGTCCTGCTGGCCGGGTTCCTGGCGGCGATCGCCGGCCAGTCAGATGCGGATCGGCGCAAGCTGTTGCATGACAACGCGAAGCGCGTGTACCGGCTGTAG
- a CDS encoding aldehyde dehydrogenase (NADP(+)): MTTQLTGHLLIGHQEVAGAAHAYRGFDPSTGRELEPTFSAATPEDVGRAAVLARDAFDAYRATSAGQRADFLESIAAGVESLGEPLIARAMAESGLPRARLEGERGRTAGQLRLFARMLRDGLWQQVTIDSAQPERQPVPRPDLRQRQIALGPVAVFGASNFPLAFSVAGGDTASALAAGCPVIVKAHPSHPGTSEMVARVIQQTVVEHGLPEGTFSMVGGPSNEVGALLVSHPAVQAVGFTGSRAGGLALCRLARERAQPIPVYAEMSSINPIFLLPAALSARAEAIAAGYVESLLLGVGQFCTNPGLVVGVAGPGWDRFVAAVSALLPQRAAGTMLNAGIHAAYGENIARLALASSVQVVATGKPANAPHAAVAWVHQATASDFMAQAALHDEVFGPSGLLVSCQDTAELRAVAERLEGQLTATLQMDDEDLAVARQLLPTLERKAGRILANSFPTGVEVSYAMVHGGPFPASSDSRSTSVGARAIERFLRPVCYQGLPAALLPESLHPRAAPGAWRLVDGAWRCGPA, encoded by the coding sequence ATGACGACTCAACTGACCGGCCATCTCCTGATCGGCCACCAAGAGGTGGCCGGCGCCGCGCACGCGTACCGCGGGTTCGACCCGTCGACCGGGCGCGAACTGGAGCCCACCTTCTCCGCCGCGACGCCCGAAGATGTCGGCCGCGCCGCCGTGCTGGCGCGCGACGCCTTCGACGCCTATCGCGCGACCTCGGCCGGCCAGCGTGCCGACTTTCTCGAAAGCATCGCGGCCGGCGTCGAGTCGCTGGGCGAGCCGTTGATCGCGCGCGCCATGGCCGAGAGCGGCCTGCCGCGCGCGCGCCTCGAGGGCGAACGCGGACGCACCGCGGGCCAGTTGCGGCTGTTCGCGCGCATGCTGCGCGACGGACTGTGGCAGCAGGTCACGATCGACAGCGCCCAACCCGAGCGCCAACCGGTGCCGCGGCCCGACCTGCGCCAGCGCCAGATCGCGCTCGGCCCCGTCGCGGTGTTCGGTGCCAGCAACTTCCCGCTCGCGTTCTCGGTCGCCGGCGGCGACACCGCCTCGGCGCTTGCCGCGGGTTGCCCGGTGATCGTCAAGGCGCATCCATCGCATCCCGGCACGTCGGAAATGGTCGCGCGCGTGATCCAGCAGACGGTCGTCGAGCATGGCTTGCCCGAGGGCACGTTCTCGATGGTAGGCGGCCCCTCGAACGAGGTCGGCGCGCTGCTCGTGTCGCACCCCGCGGTGCAGGCCGTGGGCTTCACCGGCTCGCGTGCTGGCGGGCTCGCGCTGTGCCGGCTCGCACGTGAACGCGCGCAGCCCATCCCGGTGTATGCCGAGATGAGCTCGATCAACCCCATCTTCCTGTTGCCCGCCGCGCTCTCCGCGCGCGCCGAGGCCATCGCGGCGGGATACGTCGAGTCGCTACTGCTCGGCGTCGGCCAGTTCTGCACCAACCCCGGCCTCGTGGTCGGCGTGGCGGGACCCGGATGGGACCGCTTCGTGGCGGCCGTGTCGGCGCTGCTGCCGCAGCGCGCGGCAGGCACCATGCTCAATGCCGGCATCCACGCCGCTTATGGCGAAAACATCGCGCGCTTGGCGCTCGCCAGCAGTGTGCAGGTCGTTGCGACGGGCAAGCCGGCCAACGCGCCGCACGCGGCCGTGGCCTGGGTGCACCAGGCCACGGCCAGCGACTTCATGGCGCAAGCCGCTCTACACGACGAGGTGTTCGGGCCGAGCGGCCTGCTGGTGTCTTGCCAGGACACGGCCGAACTGCGTGCCGTGGCCGAGCGGCTCGAGGGCCAGCTGACCGCAACACTGCAGATGGACGACGAGGACCTTGCTGTCGCCAGGCAGTTGCTGCCCACGCTCGAGCGCAAGGCCGGCCGCATCCTCGCCAACAGTTTTCCCACCGGCGTGGAAGTGTCGTACGCGATGGTGCACGGCGGCCCGTTCCCGGCGTCGTCCGATTCGCGCAGCACTTCCGTGGGCGCGCGCGCCATCGAGCGCTTTCTGCGGCCGGTGTGCTACCAGGGTCTGCCGGCCGCGCTGTTGCCCGAATCGCTGCATCCCCGGGCCGCGCCGGGCGCATGGCGCCTCGTCGACGGCGCATGGCGTTGCGGGCCCGCGTAG
- a CDS encoding AraC family transcriptional regulator translates to MAVLVDRLAPQEGYTESAIPGVRFMRANGPVMRAPVLYEPSICIVVQGRKRGFLGGRLYAYDAQHYLVLSVPMSFESETEASAKRPLLGMALRIEPGQAAEIALAVAQDRGAAEAQPCTMASTPVDGELSDALLRLLRVLASPLEARILGPGILREIYFRVLTGEQGAAMRAALAQGSRFQRIARALYRMHDNYADALDIATLAHTAGMSAPAFHANFKATMGTSPLQYLKAMRLHQARLLMVRQGVTAAAACVAVGYESASQFSREFRRLFGRTPVEEAQRMKSVLALRPSAQVNAGDEA, encoded by the coding sequence ATGGCCGTCCTGGTCGACCGGCTCGCGCCGCAAGAGGGCTATACCGAGTCAGCGATTCCCGGTGTGCGGTTCATGCGTGCCAACGGGCCGGTGATGCGAGCACCCGTGCTTTACGAGCCGAGCATCTGCATCGTGGTGCAAGGGCGCAAGCGTGGGTTTCTCGGCGGCAGGCTCTATGCCTATGACGCGCAGCACTACCTCGTGCTGTCGGTGCCGATGTCCTTCGAGAGCGAGACCGAAGCGAGCGCGAAAAGGCCGCTGCTGGGCATGGCGCTGCGAATTGAACCGGGGCAGGCGGCGGAGATCGCGCTGGCGGTTGCGCAGGACCGCGGTGCGGCTGAAGCGCAGCCCTGCACCATGGCGTCAACACCGGTCGACGGGGAACTGTCGGACGCTCTGTTGCGGCTGCTGCGCGTGCTGGCGTCGCCGTTGGAGGCGCGCATCCTCGGGCCGGGCATCTTGCGCGAGATCTACTTCCGGGTGCTCACCGGAGAGCAGGGCGCTGCGATGCGGGCGGCACTCGCGCAAGGCAGCCGCTTCCAAAGAATCGCCCGTGCGCTGTATCGAATGCATGACAACTACGCGGACGCGCTCGACATCGCCACACTGGCCCACACAGCAGGAATGAGCGCGCCTGCGTTCCATGCGAACTTCAAGGCCACGATGGGCACTTCGCCATTGCAGTACCTCAAGGCCATGCGTCTCCACCAGGCGCGCCTGCTGATGGTGCGCCAGGGTGTTACGGCCGCCGCCGCCTGCGTGGCGGTGGGGTACGAAAGCGCCTCGCAGTTCAGCCGCGAGTTCAGGCGCCTGTTCGGCCGCACACCGGTTGAAGAGGCACAGCGCATGAAGTCGGTCCTGGCGCTGCGACCGTCCGCGCAGGTCAATGCGGGCGACGAGGCATGA
- a CDS encoding SDR family NAD(P)-dependent oxidoreductase, with the protein MSKTWFITGATRGIGFEIVKAALARGDKVVATGRDFARTAQALESLPAAQADRLLAAPLDVSIAVQAQAAADAAVSRFGRIDVLVNNAGFGQLGLFEELEAAAIERQFATNVFGLMHVTRTVLPVMRRQRAGHVFNLSSIGGVQGFNGASVYCASKFAVEGYSESLALEVAAFGIGVTLVEPGFFRTDFLDDRSVRYGSMKLEDYAPASAELQDTYSAYSHRQAGDPTRLAAALVRLAHEAQPPLHFAAGSDAVCGILSVLDARRAEIEQWRSLSESTDFPPQAVGTT; encoded by the coding sequence ATGAGCAAGACCTGGTTCATCACGGGTGCCACCCGAGGCATCGGCTTCGAGATCGTCAAAGCGGCCCTCGCCCGGGGTGACAAGGTCGTCGCGACTGGCCGCGACTTTGCACGCACCGCTCAGGCGTTGGAGAGCCTGCCCGCCGCGCAAGCCGATCGACTGCTGGCCGCACCGCTCGACGTATCCATCGCCGTGCAGGCGCAGGCCGCCGCCGATGCTGCCGTGTCGCGCTTCGGCCGCATCGACGTGCTGGTCAACAACGCGGGGTTTGGCCAACTGGGTCTGTTCGAGGAACTGGAGGCCGCAGCGATCGAGCGTCAGTTCGCCACCAACGTGTTCGGGCTGATGCACGTGACCCGCACGGTGCTGCCGGTGATGCGTCGGCAGCGAGCCGGACACGTGTTCAACCTGTCCTCGATCGGCGGCGTGCAGGGCTTCAACGGCGCCTCGGTGTACTGCGCGAGCAAGTTCGCCGTAGAGGGCTACTCGGAATCGCTGGCGCTGGAGGTGGCGGCTTTCGGCATCGGCGTCACCCTCGTCGAACCGGGCTTCTTCCGCACCGATTTCCTCGACGATCGCTCGGTGCGCTACGGCAGCATGAAGCTCGAGGACTATGCGCCGGCTTCGGCCGAATTGCAGGACACCTACAGCGCCTACAGTCACCGCCAGGCGGGTGATCCCACAAGATTGGCCGCCGCACTGGTACGCCTGGCCCACGAGGCGCAGCCGCCGCTGCACTTTGCCGCCGGATCCGATGCCGTCTGCGGCATCCTCAGCGTCCTCGATGCACGGCGAGCCGAGATCGAGCAATGGCGCTCACTGTCGGAGTCCACCGATTTCCCGCCCCAGGCGGTAGGCACGACCTGA
- a CDS encoding DUF938 domain-containing protein, which produces MDARETAPSPERNKQPILEVLARVLPPRGLVLEIGSGTGQHVAHFAKALPALTFQPSEMDVERHASIEAWAAAGNLSNVKPPLAIDVTKRPWPVSAADAVVCINVIHISPWEATLALMAGAGTILPAGGVLVTYGPYMRGGAHTSQSNEAFDASLRARNPLWGVRDIDKVAEVAGNEGLALEEAVPMPANNFTLVWRKSTGAFPGARGS; this is translated from the coding sequence ATGGACGCACGCGAGACCGCCCCCTCCCCCGAGCGCAACAAGCAGCCGATCCTCGAGGTGCTCGCGCGCGTGTTGCCGCCACGCGGCCTCGTGCTCGAGATCGGCAGCGGCACCGGGCAGCACGTGGCGCACTTCGCCAAGGCTTTGCCCGCCCTCACTTTCCAGCCAAGCGAGATGGACGTGGAGCGCCATGCTTCCATCGAGGCGTGGGCCGCCGCAGGCAACCTGTCGAACGTGAAGCCGCCCCTCGCCATCGACGTCACGAAGCGTCCCTGGCCCGTATCCGCGGCCGACGCGGTCGTGTGCATCAACGTGATCCATATCTCCCCGTGGGAGGCCACGCTCGCGTTGATGGCGGGCGCCGGCACGATCCTGCCCGCCGGCGGCGTGCTTGTGACCTACGGCCCGTACATGCGCGGCGGCGCGCACACGTCGCAGAGCAATGAAGCGTTCGACGCGAGCCTGCGCGCAAGGAATCCGCTCTGGGGCGTGCGCGACATCGACAAGGTGGCGGAAGTCGCGGGCAATGAAGGCCTTGCGCTGGAGGAGGCCGTACCGATGCCGGCAAACAACTTCACGCTGGTCTGGCGCAAATCCACCGGCGCATTCCCCGGCGCGCGGGGTTCTTGA
- a CDS encoding LysR family transcriptional regulator: MDLNALTDFALVATNGGLGKASRASGRSKATLSRRIAELEEQLGVRLIERSARGLKLTEAGQMLMDRTEGPMHEVIDAMTAAREGLSAPRGRLRVAAPVLFSQLAMGRISAEFCAAYPEVSCEVVAEDRLVDLVEEQFDAAIRINPGPDSNLVGRCFAKDRLVVVAAPSVPVPTPGKVRPVPGIVSSSFQPGTWTLDEGRLILEPIPRLRLSSFLMIRDAAIAGAGAALIPQSIAWNPLTRGELVQWGAVSGVEVALWVLHTSRRLPAPKVRAFVEFMCGQYPAGSLVLNG; encoded by the coding sequence ATGGACCTCAATGCATTGACCGACTTCGCGCTCGTCGCCACGAATGGAGGACTGGGAAAGGCGAGCCGTGCGAGCGGGAGATCCAAGGCGACCCTGTCGCGGCGCATTGCGGAGCTGGAAGAGCAACTCGGCGTGCGACTCATCGAGCGCAGCGCCCGCGGGCTCAAGCTGACCGAAGCCGGTCAGATGCTGATGGACCGCACCGAAGGGCCGATGCACGAGGTGATTGACGCCATGACTGCCGCCCGCGAGGGCTTGTCGGCACCGCGCGGGCGCTTGCGTGTCGCTGCGCCGGTGCTCTTCTCTCAGCTTGCGATGGGTCGCATCTCCGCCGAGTTCTGCGCGGCGTACCCGGAGGTCAGCTGCGAGGTTGTGGCGGAGGATCGCCTCGTCGACCTCGTCGAGGAGCAGTTCGACGCCGCGATTCGGATCAATCCGGGCCCGGACAGCAACCTCGTCGGCCGGTGTTTCGCCAAGGACCGGCTGGTGGTCGTGGCCGCACCGTCCGTGCCAGTGCCGACCCCAGGCAAGGTCAGACCCGTTCCCGGTATCGTGTCCTCAAGCTTTCAGCCGGGGACTTGGACACTCGACGAGGGACGCCTGATCCTGGAGCCGATCCCGAGGCTGAGACTTTCCTCGTTCCTGATGATTCGCGACGCTGCAATTGCCGGCGCCGGCGCCGCCCTGATACCGCAATCCATCGCGTGGAACCCATTGACTCGTGGAGAGCTGGTTCAGTGGGGCGCGGTTTCGGGCGTGGAGGTCGCGCTCTGGGTCTTGCATACATCGCGACGACTTCCTGCGCCGAAGGTTCGGGCGTTCGTCGAGTTCATGTGCGGGCAATATCCGGCGGGGTCTCTCGTACTGAACGGCTAG
- a CDS encoding NADP-dependent oxidoreductase gives MTITQRAVLLRAYGGVAAAQVAEIVRPAAREGQVLVRVRAAGVNGIDWKVREGYVRDAFPLQLPAVLGIELAGTVEAVGPGASRFRVGDRVMGPLGGLGAYADFVTVAEANLVRTPPSLADVHAAGVPVAAVAAWHSLHHAGPIAAGQRILIQGAAGGLGGYAVQYAKRAGAEVFATAATAHVEYVRSLGADHVIDYQTQRFESVARDIDLVLDYVGGEVLDRSWQVLTKDGAIVGTSSPDILARTPPGRRGLWFTNKPDAALLERLATEIAQGTLVSKLGEVIGFADIPAAIERNRTDPRIGKVVADFSR, from the coding sequence ATGACCATCACTCAACGCGCTGTACTGCTACGCGCCTATGGCGGTGTTGCCGCCGCCCAGGTCGCCGAGATCGTCAGGCCCGCAGCCCGAGAGGGCCAGGTTCTGGTCCGGGTTCGCGCCGCCGGCGTCAACGGCATCGACTGGAAAGTTCGTGAAGGCTACGTCCGCGACGCCTTCCCACTTCAATTGCCCGCCGTGCTGGGTATCGAACTCGCAGGCACCGTCGAGGCGGTCGGCCCCGGCGCATCGCGCTTTCGCGTGGGCGATCGCGTCATGGGGCCGCTTGGCGGGCTGGGTGCCTACGCCGATTTCGTGACGGTCGCCGAGGCGAACCTGGTGCGCACGCCGCCAAGCCTGGCCGACGTCCACGCGGCTGGCGTTCCTGTGGCGGCCGTAGCGGCCTGGCACAGCTTGCACCATGCGGGTCCGATCGCCGCAGGCCAGCGAATTCTCATCCAGGGTGCAGCGGGCGGGCTGGGCGGCTATGCCGTGCAGTACGCCAAGCGGGCAGGCGCCGAAGTCTTCGCGACGGCGGCGACCGCGCATGTCGAGTACGTGCGCAGCCTGGGGGCGGACCACGTCATCGACTACCAGACCCAACGCTTCGAGTCGGTCGCGCGCGACATCGATCTGGTGCTCGACTACGTCGGCGGCGAAGTGCTCGATCGCTCGTGGCAGGTGCTGACGAAGGACGGCGCGATCGTCGGCACGTCCTCGCCTGACATCCTTGCACGCACGCCGCCAGGCCGCCGCGGACTGTGGTTCACGAACAAGCCGGACGCTGCTCTCCTGGAGCGGCTGGCGACGGAGATCGCCCAAGGCACGCTGGTCTCGAAGCTCGGCGAAGTCATCGGGTTCGCCGACATTCCCGCGGCCATCGAACGCAATCGCACGGACCCTCGCATCGGCAAGGTCGTCGCGGACTTCTCGCGCTGA
- a CDS encoding NmrA/HSCARG family protein — protein MSILVIGATGTIGSLVVQGLAAAGAEVSAFVRTPGKQRFPADVKEVVGDLTDVPSLRAALSSVRTLFLLNAVTPDEVTQALVALNLAREAGIERVVYLSVIHADKFTNVPHFTGKHTVERMIESLDIPATILRPAYFMQNERMVQQVIQGPGVYPMPIGSAGVAMIDARDIADIAVAELLRRDRAPAPLPRATLELVGPEPLTGESAADIWSAALGRAVTYGGDDLSAFEGQMASFGPSWLAYDMRLMMAGIQKFGMRGSDGAADRLQAILGRPLRKYIDFVKEAIAAS, from the coding sequence ATGAGCATTCTCGTCATCGGTGCCACCGGCACCATCGGTTCCCTCGTCGTCCAAGGCCTGGCTGCCGCCGGCGCCGAAGTCAGCGCCTTCGTTCGCACGCCCGGCAAGCAACGCTTCCCGGCGGACGTCAAGGAGGTCGTCGGCGACCTGACCGACGTGCCCTCGTTGCGCGCGGCGCTGTCGTCGGTGCGGACGTTGTTCCTGCTGAACGCCGTCACGCCCGACGAAGTGACGCAAGCCCTCGTCGCGCTGAACCTGGCGCGCGAGGCGGGCATCGAGCGGGTCGTCTACCTGTCGGTCATCCACGCGGACAAGTTCACCAACGTGCCGCACTTCACCGGCAAGCACACGGTCGAGCGAATGATCGAGAGCCTCGACATTCCGGCGACCATTCTTCGGCCTGCCTACTTCATGCAGAACGAGCGCATGGTCCAGCAGGTGATCCAGGGCCCCGGTGTCTACCCGATGCCGATCGGCTCGGCAGGCGTCGCGATGATCGATGCGCGAGACATCGCGGACATCGCGGTCGCCGAACTGCTGCGCCGCGACCGCGCGCCCGCGCCGTTGCCCCGCGCAACGCTGGAGTTGGTCGGGCCCGAGCCATTGACTGGAGAGTCGGCAGCCGACATCTGGAGTGCCGCGCTCGGTCGCGCAGTGACTTACGGCGGGGACGACCTGTCGGCGTTCGAAGGACAGATGGCTTCGTTCGGGCCCTCCTGGCTTGCCTACGACATGCGGCTGATGATGGCCGGCATCCAGAAGTTCGGCATGCGCGGTTCGGACGGTGCAGCGGATCGCCTGCAGGCCATCCTGGGTCGACCTCTGCGCAAGTACATCGACTTCGTCAAGGAGGCCATTGCCGCGTCGTAG